Proteins from a single region of Dyadobacter fanqingshengii:
- the secDF gene encoding protein translocase subunit SecDF: MANKNGIIGLTIVIALISVYYLSFTFVSRNIKAKSVAYATDAKGEVDLAKKQRYVDSLWREDVYLGHTLQEVTERELNLGLDLQGGMHVVMEVAPADILKGMAGGNARSVAFQNALKKAGEDKTASNSAFINRFAAAYKEAAPNSSLAALFATSSNRGKISSSSSDGDVVKMLNTEVNGSIDRAFQITQARIDKFGVTNPNIQRLPGQNRILVELPGVDNPERVRRLLSGAAKLEFSEVYLTNELAAGLDGLGKYLAKQEEIKKATGKPTTAAAATTDTTKKTDGGLAAQLAQKSADSTATDSSAIAAQSAALTNLFVPMPQGLGVFLKDTARASEILRRPEVKSLFPADLVFMWDRKGTEGVNNQLILPLYFIKKANGVAAMEGDVIVDATHDYDERGRPEVTMRMNGEGARKWRTLTARSVGRPVAIIIDNLVYTAPTVQGEIPNGNSSITGSFTVEETKDMSNVLKAGKLPAPTHIVEEAVVGSSLGAEAINDGLISSAVGLLIVLVFMVAYYSRAGWIADMALLINLFFLLGVMASLGAVLTLSGIAGIVLSIGMAVDANVLIYEGIKVELEGGKPFAQAVRDGFKHSLTAIIDSNVTTLLTGIILYTFGTGLVLGFATTLVLGLLTSLFCAIFITRLFLEQQIKRGKVFNFYSGLTKNWFKDNDFDFVSQRRRFYIISTVIMAIGIGSFIFKGFGLGIDFKGGRSYVVRFQESVDADKLRSIMDEDLGSTTEVKTFGGQDQVKITTAYLIEETSTDADQKAESKILAGVKKIPNNPAKIVSSNKVGPTMANDTLWSAVYAILLALAANFVYIFIRFKRVAFSYGAVVSLAHDVIIILAIFSLFNGWLPWSLDIDQAFIGAILTMIGYSMNDTVVIYDRIRDYLKDDKARGQSLPTVINNALNSTLSRTAVTGISVILVLIVLMIFGGAVIRGFTFCMLLGVIVGTYSSLFVAAPIVVDLLQREKRKEPALTVAETVAPVGGKKIKA; encoded by the coding sequence ATGGCTAATAAGAACGGAATTATCGGGCTGACTATAGTGATCGCCCTGATTAGCGTCTATTATCTCTCCTTTACATTCGTATCACGCAACATTAAAGCCAAATCGGTGGCTTATGCAACGGACGCAAAAGGAGAAGTAGACCTGGCAAAAAAACAACGTTACGTTGACTCGCTATGGCGCGAGGACGTGTATTTGGGACATACTTTGCAGGAAGTTACAGAACGTGAATTGAACCTGGGTCTTGACTTGCAAGGTGGAATGCACGTAGTAATGGAAGTTGCACCGGCGGATATTTTGAAAGGAATGGCAGGCGGAAACGCGCGCAGCGTAGCATTCCAGAATGCATTGAAAAAAGCAGGTGAGGACAAAACGGCAAGCAATAGCGCATTTATCAATCGCTTTGCCGCTGCATATAAAGAGGCTGCGCCTAATTCAAGTCTGGCTGCCCTTTTTGCGACAAGCTCAAACAGAGGCAAAATCAGCAGCAGCTCGTCTGATGGCGATGTCGTTAAAATGCTGAATACGGAGGTGAACGGTTCTATCGACCGCGCATTTCAGATCACACAGGCTCGTATTGATAAATTTGGGGTAACGAACCCGAACATTCAGCGTCTGCCAGGCCAAAACCGGATTTTGGTTGAGCTTCCTGGTGTTGATAACCCTGAGCGTGTGCGTCGTTTGCTTTCAGGTGCTGCGAAACTTGAATTTTCCGAGGTTTATCTGACCAACGAACTGGCTGCCGGATTGGACGGTTTGGGAAAATATCTTGCTAAACAGGAAGAAATCAAAAAAGCAACTGGCAAACCAACAACTGCCGCTGCTGCCACAACGGATACTACAAAGAAAACAGATGGCGGTCTTGCTGCTCAATTGGCACAAAAGTCGGCTGATTCTACTGCAACGGACTCTTCGGCAATCGCTGCGCAAAGCGCTGCTTTGACTAACCTGTTCGTTCCGATGCCACAAGGCTTGGGCGTTTTCCTGAAAGACACAGCGCGTGCAAGCGAAATACTGCGCCGCCCGGAAGTGAAATCGTTGTTTCCAGCGGACCTTGTATTTATGTGGGACCGCAAAGGAACGGAAGGCGTTAATAATCAATTGATCCTGCCATTGTATTTTATCAAAAAAGCAAATGGCGTGGCTGCAATGGAAGGCGACGTGATTGTTGACGCAACCCACGATTATGACGAACGCGGCCGCCCGGAAGTGACCATGCGTATGAATGGCGAGGGCGCTCGTAAATGGCGTACATTGACTGCACGCAGCGTAGGCCGCCCGGTTGCTATCATCATTGATAACCTGGTTTACACCGCTCCAACTGTACAAGGCGAGATTCCAAATGGTAACTCAAGCATTACCGGAAGCTTTACAGTAGAAGAGACAAAAGATATGTCCAACGTATTGAAAGCGGGTAAGTTACCAGCTCCTACGCACATTGTGGAAGAAGCCGTTGTAGGTTCTTCACTGGGTGCTGAGGCGATCAATGACGGACTTATTTCTTCTGCGGTTGGTTTGCTAATTGTATTGGTCTTCATGGTGGCTTATTACAGCCGCGCAGGATGGATTGCCGATATGGCTTTGCTTATCAACTTGTTCTTCCTGTTAGGGGTTATGGCCTCACTCGGTGCGGTTCTTACGCTTTCTGGTATCGCCGGTATTGTCCTCTCCATTGGTATGGCCGTGGATGCGAACGTGCTTATTTATGAGGGAATCAAGGTTGAGCTGGAAGGAGGCAAACCTTTTGCACAAGCAGTTAGGGATGGTTTCAAACATTCACTTACTGCCATCATTGACTCCAATGTTACGACGCTGCTTACGGGTATTATCCTTTATACGTTCGGAACCGGGCTTGTTCTTGGTTTTGCAACAACATTGGTTCTTGGTTTGCTTACTTCTTTATTCTGCGCCATATTCATCACGCGTTTGTTTTTAGAACAGCAGATTAAAAGAGGAAAAGTCTTCAATTTCTATTCTGGCCTGACCAAAAACTGGTTCAAAGACAATGACTTCGATTTCGTTTCCCAGCGTCGTCGTTTTTACATTATCTCAACCGTTATCATGGCAATCGGTATTGGCTCATTTATCTTCAAAGGATTCGGGCTGGGGATCGATTTTAAAGGTGGACGTTCTTATGTGGTTCGTTTCCAGGAATCCGTTGATGCAGACAAGCTGAGAAGCATTATGGATGAGGATTTGGGCTCAACTACCGAAGTAAAAACGTTCGGCGGACAGGATCAGGTGAAAATTACAACAGCTTATCTGATTGAAGAAACATCTACGGATGCGGATCAGAAAGCAGAATCGAAAATTTTAGCTGGCGTTAAGAAAATTCCGAACAATCCTGCCAAAATCGTAAGCTCTAACAAAGTAGGCCCAACAATGGCCAATGATACGCTTTGGTCGGCTGTTTACGCGATCTTACTCGCACTTGCCGCAAACTTTGTTTACATTTTTATCCGATTCAAAAGAGTTGCGTTTAGCTATGGTGCGGTAGTGTCCCTTGCGCATGACGTGATCATCATTTTGGCCATCTTCTCGCTGTTCAACGGCTGGTTGCCATGGTCACTGGATATCGACCAGGCGTTTATCGGTGCGATCCTTACCATGATCGGATATTCCATGAATGACACGGTTGTAATTTATGACCGTATCCGTGACTACCTGAAAGATGACAAAGCACGTGGTCAAAGCCTGCCAACGGTCATTAACAATGCATTGAACAGTACATTGAGCCGTACAGCCGTAACGGGTATTTCGGTAATCCTTGTGTTGATCGTGCTAATGATCTTCGGAGGAGCTGTAATTCGCGGATTTACATTCTGTATGCTTCTTGGGGTTATCGTCGGAACATATTCATCGCTGTTCGTAGCGGCTCCAATCGTAGTTGACCTGCTGCAACGCGAAAAAAGAAAAGAGCCTGCATTGACGGTGGCAGAAACTGTCGCACCGGTCGGAGGCAAAAAGATTAAGGCATAA
- a CDS encoding amino acid permease, with protein MANQLWVKKPIDKLLLESTGEANQLKRSLSSTSLVALGIGAIIGAGLFSLTGIAAAEHSGPAVTISFILAALGCGFAGLCYAEFASMIPIAGSAYTYSYATMGEFVAWIIGWDLVLEYALGAATVSVSWSRYLLEFLSKFDIHLPTQLVCSPFEVVKLSNGTVIDNGIINLPAIFIVCMLSLLLIRGTQGSAFLNNFLVVLKVAVVLIFIALGWSHIDPQNYVPYIPENTGNYENFGWTGIATGAAVVFFAFIGFDAVSTAAQEAKNPQKGMPIGILGSLVVCTILYVLFAHVMTGLVKYTEFANDAKPAATAFAKTGYDSLQTALIIAILAGYTSVMLVMLLGQSRVFYSMSRDGLLPKFFSDVHPKFSTPWKTNLFFMGFVSIFAGLVPVSDLGHMVSIGTLFAFCLVCVGVWMLRVKRPDLERSFRTPLVPFVPIMGIVVCLYLMYSLPVESWYRLAIWLAIGLAVYFGYGKKNSKLGKE; from the coding sequence ATGGCAAATCAACTCTGGGTCAAAAAGCCTATTGACAAATTATTACTAGAATCCACAGGAGAAGCAAATCAATTAAAGCGTTCACTTAGTTCGACCAGTTTGGTTGCACTGGGAATAGGCGCCATCATTGGAGCCGGTCTATTTTCTCTGACCGGAATAGCTGCTGCTGAACACTCCGGACCAGCGGTTACTATTTCATTCATACTTGCGGCTTTGGGTTGTGGCTTTGCCGGCCTTTGTTATGCTGAATTTGCTTCCATGATCCCCATTGCAGGAAGCGCTTATACTTACTCGTATGCTACTATGGGTGAGTTTGTTGCCTGGATCATTGGGTGGGATTTGGTTTTGGAATATGCATTGGGGGCAGCAACCGTTTCGGTGAGCTGGTCGCGTTATCTGCTCGAATTTCTGAGCAAATTTGACATTCACCTTCCTACGCAGCTTGTTTGTTCGCCTTTTGAAGTGGTTAAGTTGAGCAACGGAACCGTTATTGACAATGGAATCATCAATTTGCCCGCCATTTTTATCGTATGCATGCTGTCTCTGTTATTGATCAGAGGAACGCAGGGGTCGGCATTTTTGAACAACTTCCTGGTTGTTTTGAAAGTAGCAGTTGTATTGATTTTCATCGCACTGGGTTGGAGCCATATCGATCCACAAAATTATGTCCCATACATTCCTGAAAACACAGGAAACTACGAAAACTTCGGTTGGACGGGTATTGCAACAGGTGCCGCGGTCGTATTCTTTGCATTTATTGGTTTTGATGCGGTTTCAACAGCTGCTCAGGAAGCTAAGAACCCACAAAAAGGAATGCCGATCGGGATTCTTGGATCGTTGGTTGTTTGTACGATCCTATATGTGCTCTTTGCACACGTAATGACTGGATTGGTAAAATATACGGAGTTTGCGAATGATGCCAAGCCTGCTGCGACTGCTTTTGCTAAGACCGGTTATGATTCATTGCAGACGGCGTTAATTATTGCCATTCTTGCGGGTTATACTTCGGTAATGCTTGTAATGCTTTTGGGCCAAAGCCGCGTGTTCTATTCCATGAGCAGAGACGGACTTTTGCCTAAGTTTTTCAGCGATGTGCATCCTAAATTCTCAACGCCGTGGAAAACCAATCTTTTCTTCATGGGCTTTGTAAGCATCTTTGCCGGGCTTGTTCCGGTGAGTGATTTGGGCCACATGGTGAGTATCGGGACACTTTTTGCATTCTGCCTCGTATGCGTGGGTGTGTGGATGCTACGTGTGAAAAGACCCGATCTGGAACGCTCTTTCCGTACGCCATTGGTTCCTTTTGTACCAATTATGGGGATTGTAGTATGTCTTTATTTAATGTATTCCCTACCTGTTGAAAGCTGGTATCGCCTTGCGATCTGGCTGGCAATCGGACTTGCGGTATATTTCGGTTACGGCAAGAAAAACAGTAAGTTAGGAAAAGAATAG